One Maribacter cobaltidurans genomic window carries:
- the atpD gene encoding F0F1 ATP synthase subunit beta, which yields MSKVTGKVSQIIGPVVDVEFQSGDDLPKIYDSLEITNKDNSKLVLEVQSHVGENTVRTISMDSTDGLSRGTEVVATGAAIQMPIGDDVYGRLFNVIGDAIDGLGNLPKSGKDGLPIHREAPKFEDLSTSTEVLFTGIKVIDLIEPYAKGGKIGLFGGAGVGKTVLIQELINNIAKGHGGLSVFAGVGERTREGNDLLREMLESGIIKYGDDFMHSMEEGGWDLSKVDKKAMKDSKATFVFGQMNEPPGARARVALSGLTIAEYFRDGSGEGQGKDVLFFVDNIFRFTQAGSEVSALLGRMPSAVGYQPTLATEMGAMQERITSTKRGSITSVQAVYVPADDLTDPAPATTFAHLDATTVLSRKIAELGIYPAVDPLDSTSRILTPEILGKDHYGCAQRVKELLQRYKELQDIIAILGMEELSEEDKLAVGRARRVQRFLSQPFHVAEQFTGIPGVLVDIKETIKGFNMIMDGELDHLPESAFNLKGTIEEAIEAGEKMLAEA from the coding sequence ATGTCAAAAGTTACAGGTAAAGTTTCGCAAATCATTGGACCAGTGGTTGATGTAGAATTTCAGTCGGGAGATGATCTTCCTAAAATCTACGACTCTTTGGAGATTACCAATAAGGATAACTCAAAATTGGTTTTGGAAGTTCAATCGCATGTTGGTGAAAATACAGTTAGGACCATTTCCATGGACTCTACGGATGGATTAAGTAGGGGAACTGAAGTAGTTGCTACTGGTGCAGCGATTCAAATGCCTATAGGTGATGACGTTTATGGACGTTTGTTCAATGTTATCGGTGATGCTATCGATGGATTGGGTAATTTGCCCAAATCAGGTAAGGATGGTTTGCCCATTCACAGGGAAGCTCCAAAATTTGAAGATTTATCTACTTCTACAGAGGTATTGTTTACCGGTATTAAAGTTATCGATTTGATCGAGCCTTATGCAAAAGGTGGTAAGATTGGTCTTTTTGGTGGTGCAGGTGTAGGTAAAACGGTTTTGATTCAGGAATTGATCAATAACATTGCCAAAGGACACGGTGGTCTTTCTGTTTTTGCCGGTGTAGGAGAAAGAACTCGTGAGGGCAATGATTTACTTCGTGAGATGTTGGAATCCGGAATTATTAAATACGGTGATGATTTTATGCATTCCATGGAAGAAGGTGGATGGGATTTGTCCAAAGTGGATAAAAAGGCCATGAAGGATTCCAAAGCGACTTTCGTTTTTGGACAGATGAACGAGCCACCTGGAGCTCGTGCTCGTGTTGCGCTTTCCGGTTTGACTATTGCTGAATATTTCCGTGACGGTTCTGGTGAAGGTCAAGGAAAGGACGTTCTTTTCTTCGTAGATAACATCTTCCGCTTTACACAGGCAGGTTCAGAGGTTTCGGCACTTTTAGGCCGTATGCCTTCTGCGGTGGGTTACCAACCAACATTGGCTACCGAGATGGGTGCTATGCAGGAGCGTATTACTTCTACTAAAAGAGGTTCCATTACATCGGTACAGGCGGTTTATGTACCTGCGGATGACTTAACGGATCCGGCTCCCGCAACTACTTTTGCCCACTTGGACGCTACAACGGTACTTTCCAGAAAGATTGCTGAGTTGGGTATCTACCCAGCGGTAGATCCATTGGACTCTACCTCTAGGATATTAACGCCTGAAATTTTAGGAAAAGACCATTATGGATGTGCACAACGTGTTAAAGAGTTGCTGCAACGATATAAGGAGCTACAGGATATTATTGCTATCCTTGGTATGGAAGAATTATCAGAAGAGGATAAGTTGGCGGTAGGTAGAGCTAGACGTGTACAGCGTTTCCTTTCCCAACCCTTTCACGTTGCCGAGCAGTTTACGGGTATACCAGGAGTATTGGTAGATATTAAGGAGACCATAAAAGGGTTTAATATGATTATGGACGGTGAGTTAGATCATTTGCCAGAGTCTGCTTTTAACCTAAAAGGAACAATCGAAGAAGCTATTGAAGCTGGTGAAAAAATGTTGGCCGAAGCATAA
- the glmS gene encoding glutamine--fructose-6-phosphate transaminase (isomerizing), whose protein sequence is MCGIVGYIGHRDAFPIIIKGLQRLEYRGYDSAGIALFDGNQINLVKTKGKVEDLRNKANSISNEGTIGIGHTRWATHGVPNDVNSHPHYSNSGDLVIIHNGIIENYESIKKELTKRGYTFTSDTDTEVLVNLIEEVKKTEDVKLGQAVQIALNQVVGAYAIAVFDRKKPDEIVVAKLGSPLAIGVGENEFFIASDASPFIEFTNNAVYLEDEEMAIVRLGKEIKLRKIKNDAVAYPRILELQMNLEEIEKGGYDHFMLKEIYEQPRAIKDTYRGRLLADQGIIRMAGIDQNLEKFMNANRIIIVACGTSWHAGLVAEYIFEDLARIPVEVEYASEFRYRNPVITEKDVLIAISQSGETADTLAAIKLAKEKGAFVFGVCNVVGSSIARESDAGAYTHAGPEIGVASTKAFTTQITVLTLLALKLAKEKGTFSETEFHEFLTELETIPSKVERALEANPLIEIISDVYKDSTNCLYLGRGYNFPVALEGALKLKEISYIHAEGYPAAEMKHGPIALIDEHMPVFVIATKKGHYEKVVSNIQEIKSRKGKIIAIVTEGDEQVKELADHVIEVPETLESLSPLLTTIPLQLLSYHIAVMRGCNVDQPRNLAKSVTVE, encoded by the coding sequence ATGTGCGGAATAGTTGGCTACATTGGTCATAGGGATGCTTTCCCAATAATCATCAAAGGATTACAGCGACTAGAATACAGAGGTTATGATAGTGCCGGTATCGCTTTATTTGATGGGAATCAAATTAATCTTGTTAAAACAAAAGGCAAGGTTGAGGATTTAAGGAATAAAGCTAATAGTATTTCCAACGAGGGTACTATTGGTATAGGCCATACCAGATGGGCCACACATGGGGTTCCAAATGATGTGAACTCCCACCCACATTATTCCAATTCTGGGGATTTGGTTATTATCCATAATGGAATCATTGAAAACTATGAATCCATAAAAAAAGAGCTGACCAAAAGAGGATATACCTTTACTTCGGATACGGATACTGAGGTTTTGGTCAACCTTATTGAAGAGGTTAAGAAAACTGAGGATGTTAAATTGGGCCAAGCCGTACAAATAGCTTTGAATCAGGTAGTAGGTGCTTATGCAATTGCTGTTTTTGACAGAAAAAAACCGGACGAAATTGTGGTTGCTAAATTAGGTAGTCCATTGGCTATTGGTGTTGGCGAGAACGAATTTTTTATAGCTTCAGATGCTTCGCCATTTATTGAGTTTACCAACAATGCGGTCTATCTCGAAGATGAGGAAATGGCGATTGTAAGACTTGGAAAAGAGATAAAACTTAGGAAGATTAAAAATGATGCGGTAGCCTACCCAAGAATATTGGAACTTCAAATGAATTTGGAGGAAATAGAAAAAGGAGGTTATGATCATTTCATGTTGAAGGAAATATATGAACAACCCAGGGCTATAAAGGATACCTATAGAGGAAGGCTACTTGCGGACCAAGGAATTATTCGAATGGCAGGAATAGACCAAAATTTGGAAAAATTCATGAATGCCAATAGGATTATCATTGTTGCCTGTGGTACATCTTGGCATGCAGGTCTTGTAGCGGAATATATTTTTGAGGATTTAGCTAGAATTCCTGTTGAGGTAGAATATGCATCGGAATTTAGATATAGAAATCCTGTAATTACGGAAAAGGATGTACTTATTGCCATTTCCCAATCAGGAGAAACAGCCGATACTTTAGCGGCTATAAAATTGGCGAAGGAGAAAGGAGCCTTTGTATTTGGTGTTTGTAATGTAGTTGGTTCTTCCATAGCTCGCGAGTCAGATGCTGGGGCATACACACACGCCGGACCGGAAATAGGAGTGGCCTCTACAAAAGCCTTTACCACCCAAATAACGGTATTGACGTTGCTGGCGTTAAAATTGGCAAAGGAGAAAGGGACTTTTTCAGAAACGGAATTCCACGAATTCCTTACCGAACTGGAAACCATACCCAGTAAGGTTGAAAGGGCATTGGAAGCCAATCCATTGATTGAAATTATTTCAGATGTGTACAAGGATTCGACTAATTGCCTGTATTTGGGCAGGGGGTATAATTTCCCCGTGGCATTGGAAGGTGCGTTGAAATTAAAAGAAATCAGTTATATACATGCAGAAGGATATCCCGCTGCTGAAATGAAGCATGGACCTATTGCATTGATAGACGAGCATATGCCCGTATTCGTGATTGCCACCAAAAAGGGACATTATGAAAAAGTGGTCAGTAATATCCAGGAAATAAAATCCAGAAAAGGAAAGATCATTGCCATTGTAACCGAAGGTGATGAGCAAGTAAAGGAATTGGCAGATCATGTGATTGAAGTTCCAGAAACGTTGGAAAGTCTTTCACCTTTGTTAACAACAATTCCTCTTCAATTGCTTTCCTATCACATTGCAGTAATGCGAGGGTGTAATGTTGACCAGCCCAGAAACTTGGCGAAATCGGTCACTGTAGAATAA
- a CDS encoding DUF2975 domain-containing protein codes for MKMFGSKSVSSYLFYVFRFASLCSFILLLFILLSFLFGNYEVQDGRFTIPFPLFSYFDIKGVYKTSIITSITLILIYSGGFLYSLSMILKSFKSAVLFNESALRHLNILAIINLLVFPIVYLSLRLVILNISIMNGIHNLILSLIFGVFLLFVAAIFKRGLKVQNENDLTI; via the coding sequence ATGAAAATGTTCGGTTCAAAATCAGTCTCAAGTTATTTGTTCTATGTTTTCCGTTTTGCGTCACTTTGTAGCTTTATCCTATTACTTTTCATACTACTATCCTTTTTATTCGGCAATTATGAAGTACAGGATGGGCGCTTTACCATTCCATTCCCATTGTTTTCTTACTTTGACATTAAGGGCGTTTATAAAACTTCCATCATAACGAGCATCACACTAATTTTAATTTACAGTGGCGGATTTCTTTACAGTTTGTCAATGATTTTGAAATCATTCAAGTCGGCAGTTCTTTTTAATGAATCGGCCCTTCGACATTTAAACATACTGGCAATCATCAATTTACTGGTTTTCCCAATAGTATATTTATCGTTACGACTCGTAATCCTGAATATTTCAATAATGAATGGAATCCATAATTTGATTCTCAGTTTAATATTCGGTGTGTTTTTACTCTTTGTTGCCGCAATTTTCAAAAGAGGACTGAAAGTTCAAAATGAAAACGATTTAACAATTTAA
- a CDS encoding F0F1 ATP synthase subunit epsilon, with protein sequence MYLEIVSPEATLFSGEVTSVTVPGINGEFQMLQNHAPIVSLLQEGKVKVQGNMNLDEEFASKFTKDQDGNTVLEISSGTVELKDNKVIVLAD encoded by the coding sequence ATGTATTTAGAAATTGTATCACCCGAGGCAACTTTATTTTCTGGAGAAGTAACTTCTGTAACCGTTCCCGGAATCAACGGAGAGTTTCAAATGTTGCAAAATCATGCACCTATTGTTTCCCTTTTACAGGAAGGAAAGGTAAAGGTTCAGGGAAATATGAATTTGGATGAGGAATTTGCTTCCAAATTCACAAAAGATCAGGACGGAAATACCGTATTGGAGATTTCCAGTGGTACTGTTGAGCTAAAGGATAATAAAGTAATTGTTTTGGCGGATTAA
- a CDS encoding PAS domain S-box protein produces the protein MKSSIGDIRRLAILDTLEIMDSSPEKIYNDITALAASMCNSQISLITLLDDKRQLFKSHHNLDFHQTPLEVSFCKYLIKEDIDQLIVEDAKEDERFSDNPFVLNYPHISFYAGVPLIWSNGTRLGSLCVMDKQPKKLSGQQIKGLKTLAQQVIHLLELRKTKKEVEKKNEELEKIMNSSLDIICTIDRNGTFLSVNSACKKIWGYSPNELIGRNYIDFVYKEDRQKTKKSSEATFSGKETLNFENRYLHKDGSLVSLMWSANWNNQDGIMYCVARDITDRKKIEHQLEHSERRFKSLIQEGSDLIAILDEQANYKYVSPTSTKILQIKPEEFIGTNAFDYIHPDDQASVYNSFKEILEKSQINIEPFRFKNKNEEWRWVETIATNQMNEPSLKGIVANSRDVTERILYLKAIEEQNVKLKQIAWTQSHVVRAPVARLMGLIELIKDNELSFEEKDEILNFIIKSAHEIDSIIKEIVENSFYNIELKNSK, from the coding sequence ATGAAGTCTAGCATTGGAGATATTAGAAGATTGGCGATTTTGGATACGCTAGAAATCATGGATTCAAGTCCAGAAAAAATTTACAATGACATCACTGCACTGGCTGCATCAATGTGCAATTCCCAAATTAGCCTTATTACATTATTAGATGACAAAAGACAATTATTTAAATCACATCATAATCTTGATTTTCATCAAACGCCCTTGGAGGTTTCATTTTGTAAATATCTAATCAAAGAGGATATCGACCAATTAATTGTGGAAGATGCCAAAGAAGACGAGAGGTTCTCTGATAATCCTTTTGTGTTGAATTACCCTCATATTTCCTTTTATGCAGGTGTTCCCTTAATATGGTCCAACGGAACCCGTCTAGGTTCTTTGTGTGTCATGGATAAGCAGCCCAAAAAGCTTAGCGGTCAACAAATAAAAGGATTAAAAACGCTTGCCCAGCAGGTTATCCATTTGTTGGAATTGCGTAAAACAAAAAAAGAAGTTGAAAAGAAAAATGAAGAACTTGAAAAAATTATGAATTCTTCATTGGACATTATCTGCACGATTGACAGAAATGGTACTTTTTTAAGCGTAAACAGTGCTTGCAAGAAAATTTGGGGGTATAGTCCTAATGAATTAATTGGAAGAAATTACATAGATTTTGTTTATAAGGAGGATAGACAAAAAACAAAAAAATCATCTGAAGCAACTTTTTCAGGTAAGGAGACTTTAAATTTTGAAAACAGATATTTACATAAAGATGGCTCACTGGTGTCCTTAATGTGGTCTGCAAATTGGAATAACCAAGATGGAATAATGTACTGTGTAGCCAGGGACATTACGGATAGGAAGAAAATTGAACACCAACTGGAACATAGTGAACGGCGATTCAAATCTTTAATACAAGAAGGCAGTGATCTTATAGCCATTTTGGATGAACAAGCGAATTACAAATATGTAAGTCCAACATCCACCAAAATTTTGCAAATCAAGCCAGAGGAGTTTATTGGGACCAATGCCTTTGATTATATACATCCCGACGACCAAGCTTCTGTATATAATAGTTTCAAGGAAATTTTAGAAAAATCTCAGATAAATATTGAGCCTTTTAGGTTTAAAAATAAGAATGAAGAGTGGCGATGGGTAGAGACCATAGCAACCAATCAAATGAACGAGCCTTCTTTAAAAGGTATTGTGGCAAATTCAAGAGATGTAACGGAGCGCATTTTGTATCTTAAAGCAATTGAGGAACAGAATGTTAAGCTTAAGCAAATTGCATGGACACAATCCCATGTTGTTAGGGCTCCGGTAGCTAGATTAATGGGGTTGATAGAATTAATCAAGGATAATGAGCTTTCTTTCGAAGAAAAAGATGAAATATTGAATTTTATTATAAAATCTGCCCACGAAATAGACTCCATCATTAAGGAGATTGTAGAAAATTCATTCTATAATATAGAATTGAAAAATTCAAAATAA
- a CDS encoding M61 family metallopeptidase has translation MRYFILCLSFFLYLNVLSAQSNSYTISFENAVHHEAKVKATFPNIDQDTLSVRMSRSSPGRYALHEFAKNVYGFRAFDSKGNPLEIVRPDPYQWKVYGHDGTVKIEYLLFANRGGGTYSQVDETHAHLNIPATFMFAPSLEERPIEVTFDTREDLNWKVVTQLHLVSGTTYTAPNLQYFMDSPTEISDFGRREFNVDGQTIQFVLHHNGTDEELDTYFEKVKKVVLAEKEVYGELPNFDYGRYTFLACYIPNASGDGMEHRNSTILTSTRSLADGGMEGNIGTVSHEFFHAWNVERIRPQSLEPFDFEEANMSGALWFAEGFTSYYTNLILCRAGLMAPEEYIEGLAGTFNYVWNSPARQFFNPIEMSYQAPFVDAATSVDPVNRENTFISYYSYGSVLGLALDLALREKGLNLDGYMKLVWEIFGKTQIPYKIKDLQNTLGEYAGKKFADTFFNSYIYKSEMPNYKNLFETVGVLLKTNPEVAYFGAYAALDGDGNGEIKSNPTIDSPAYIANLDKGDIITAINGEPFPDGQQFDAYLLQFKPGDVLKIEFERFGKPKTTQVKLVSSPTYVISPSEKEGDELTKKQRDARKDWLKLK, from the coding sequence ATGCGTTACTTCATCCTATGTTTGTCTTTCTTTTTGTACCTAAATGTACTATCCGCCCAAAGCAATTCGTATACCATTTCCTTTGAAAATGCCGTACATCATGAGGCAAAGGTAAAAGCTACCTTTCCAAATATTGACCAGGATACATTATCCGTACGCATGAGCCGATCTTCTCCCGGTAGATACGCCCTTCATGAGTTTGCAAAAAACGTATATGGTTTTAGGGCATTTGACAGCAAGGGTAATCCTTTGGAAATAGTTCGCCCAGATCCCTACCAATGGAAAGTCTATGGACATGATGGTACGGTAAAAATAGAATACCTTTTATTTGCCAACAGAGGTGGTGGTACCTACTCGCAAGTGGACGAAACACATGCCCATTTGAATATTCCCGCTACTTTTATGTTTGCACCAAGTTTGGAGGAAAGACCGATCGAAGTCACTTTTGATACAAGAGAAGATTTGAATTGGAAGGTTGTCACGCAACTACACTTGGTTTCAGGTACCACCTATACGGCACCCAACTTGCAATATTTTATGGACAGTCCCACGGAAATCAGTGATTTTGGTAGAAGGGAATTTAATGTAGACGGACAAACAATTCAGTTTGTTCTTCACCACAACGGAACGGATGAGGAACTGGATACCTATTTTGAAAAGGTAAAAAAAGTGGTCTTGGCAGAAAAAGAGGTATATGGTGAATTGCCCAATTTCGATTATGGCCGATATACTTTTCTAGCCTGTTACATCCCAAATGCATCGGGCGATGGTATGGAGCATAGGAACTCCACCATACTTACCAGCACCCGAAGTTTGGCCGATGGTGGAATGGAAGGTAATATTGGAACCGTATCCCATGAGTTTTTTCACGCTTGGAACGTGGAAAGAATACGACCACAAAGTTTGGAGCCATTCGACTTTGAAGAAGCGAATATGAGTGGGGCCCTATGGTTCGCCGAAGGTTTTACGAGTTATTACACAAACCTCATACTCTGTAGGGCGGGATTAATGGCGCCTGAGGAATATATAGAAGGTCTAGCGGGAACGTTCAATTATGTATGGAACTCACCGGCCAGACAATTTTTCAATCCCATAGAGATGAGCTACCAGGCACCTTTTGTAGATGCCGCCACTTCGGTCGATCCTGTCAACAGGGAGAATACGTTCATTTCCTATTATTCGTATGGTAGTGTTTTGGGCTTGGCCCTAGACCTTGCCTTAAGGGAAAAAGGATTGAACTTGGATGGGTACATGAAACTTGTTTGGGAAATATTTGGTAAGACCCAAATTCCCTATAAAATAAAGGACTTACAAAACACATTGGGCGAATATGCCGGAAAGAAGTTTGCCGATACTTTCTTTAATTCCTATATCTATAAAAGCGAAATGCCCAATTACAAAAACCTTTTTGAAACAGTAGGGGTTCTTTTAAAGACGAATCCAGAAGTCGCCTATTTTGGTGCTTATGCCGCTCTGGACGGTGACGGTAATGGAGAAATAAAGTCCAACCCTACAATCGATAGTCCAGCTTATATCGCCAATCTGGATAAAGGGGACATCATTACCGCCATTAATGGAGAACCTTTTCCGGATGGACAACAATTTGATGCATATTTATTACAGTTTAAACCCGGTGACGTTCTAAAAATTGAATTTGAAAGATTTGGAAAGCCAAAAACAACCCAAGTAAAATTGGTTTCCAGTCCCACCTATGTAATTTCTCCTTCGGAGAAAGAAGGGGATGAATTGACAAAAAAGCAACGCGATGCCCGGAAGGACTGGTTAAAGCTGAAATAG
- a CDS encoding SGNH/GDSL hydrolase family protein, translated as MKKITYIFLSSLLLVLTNCNDPEDVDLDPIIEPDAKPELTAGSADFSNYISLGNSLTAGFTDGALFQAGQNFSIPNILSQKFAIVGGGDFIQPLTSDNLGGLAAGGERIQGPRLVFGGSGPVPLESVIGPVTVGTDIVLNNPSGPFNNLGVPGAKSFHLLAPGYGNLANVSLGLANPYFVRMTGSTPDISVLEMAVSQSPTFFTLWIGNNDVLGYALSGGDGTNPITPVDGPPGVGFQNTYGALIQTLTSSGAQGVVANIPNVTSIPHFTTVPYNPLDPTNPDFAGQIPTLNTIFGALNQIFTALGATERIITFSTSEASPVVIYDESLTDLSAQITGALNANPGFPTFVQQFGLPPQAAPLVAGLLGSTYGQARQATDEDLFVLPSSNVIGTVNMEAAGALVGQGLSATLAGQFSVEGISLPLADKWVLTPEEQTEIATATTAFNQIISASASQAGLALVDANGLLEQLANGGITSGDYTLTSNLVVGSAFSLDGVHPTARGYALLANEFMKAIDATYGSNFEDSGNLVNVGDYPTNFSPTLQ; from the coding sequence ATGAAAAAAATAACCTATATATTTTTATCCTCCCTCCTATTGGTCCTTACAAATTGTAACGACCCAGAGGATGTAGATTTGGACCCAATTATTGAACCCGATGCCAAACCGGAACTTACGGCAGGATCAGCGGATTTTTCGAACTATATTTCCTTGGGAAATTCCTTAACTGCTGGTTTTACCGATGGGGCTTTATTTCAGGCAGGTCAAAATTTCTCCATACCTAATATACTTTCCCAAAAATTTGCCATAGTAGGTGGTGGAGACTTTATTCAGCCACTTACAAGCGATAATCTTGGTGGATTGGCCGCCGGTGGCGAACGTATTCAAGGACCACGGTTGGTATTTGGAGGTTCTGGTCCAGTCCCACTTGAATCCGTCATTGGCCCTGTTACTGTTGGGACTGATATCGTATTAAACAATCCATCAGGGCCCTTCAATAATTTAGGGGTACCTGGTGCCAAAAGCTTTCATCTGTTGGCTCCAGGTTATGGTAATTTGGCCAATGTTTCTTTAGGTTTGGCTAATCCGTATTTTGTAAGGATGACGGGTTCTACTCCAGATATTAGTGTTTTGGAGATGGCAGTTAGCCAATCTCCTACTTTCTTTACCCTTTGGATTGGAAACAATGATGTTCTGGGATATGCTTTATCCGGGGGAGATGGTACAAATCCCATAACTCCCGTTGATGGCCCTCCAGGAGTAGGATTTCAAAATACCTACGGCGCGCTAATACAAACCTTGACCTCAAGTGGCGCACAAGGTGTCGTAGCCAATATACCAAATGTAACGAGTATTCCCCATTTTACAACGGTTCCTTATAATCCATTGGACCCTACTAATCCAGATTTTGCTGGTCAAATACCAACGCTGAATACCATATTTGGAGCTTTGAACCAAATTTTTACCGCTTTGGGGGCTACTGAAAGAATAATTACCTTCTCCACGAGCGAAGCTAGTCCGGTAGTCATTTATGATGAAAGTCTAACTGATTTATCGGCCCAGATAACAGGAGCTTTGAACGCAAATCCTGGTTTTCCAACCTTTGTACAACAATTTGGTCTTCCACCACAAGCTGCACCATTAGTGGCAGGCCTTTTGGGTTCAACCTACGGACAGGCTAGACAGGCCACGGACGAGGACCTTTTCGTACTGCCCAGTAGTAATGTCATAGGAACGGTGAACATGGAAGCTGCAGGCGCACTGGTAGGACAGGGCTTATCGGCAACATTGGCTGGACAGTTTTCCGTTGAAGGTATTAGTTTACCCTTGGCGGATAAATGGGTCCTGACACCAGAGGAACAAACCGAGATTGCTACTGCAACAACAGCCTTTAATCAAATAATATCGGCTTCCGCAAGCCAAGCAGGGCTCGCTTTGGTGGATGCCAATGGTTTATTGGAACAGCTTGCCAATGGGGGAATTACTAGTGGCGATTATACATTGACCTCTAACTTGGTCGTAGGGAGCGCATTTTCCTTGGACGGAGTTCATCCTACGGCTAGGGGATACGCTTTATTGGCCAATGAATTTATGAAGGCTATTGATGCCACTTATGGCTCAAATTTTGAAGATTCTGGTAACTTGGTCAATGTTGGCGATTATCCGACGAACTTTTCACCAACGCTTCAATAA
- a CDS encoding helix-turn-helix domain-containing protein, with the protein MGIVVNLDVMLAKRKMKSKELAEAIDITEANLSILKSGKAKAIRFSTLEAICRELECQPGDLLEYSE; encoded by the coding sequence ATGGGAATCGTTGTAAACTTGGATGTCATGTTGGCAAAACGGAAAATGAAGAGCAAGGAACTTGCTGAAGCCATTGATATAACGGAAGCCAACTTGTCCATCTTAAAATCTGGAAAAGCAAAGGCCATTCGGTTTTCAACTTTGGAGGCGATTTGCAGGGAACTCGAATGCCAACCCGGGGATTTGTTGGAATATTCAGAATAA
- a CDS encoding GNAT family N-acetyltransferase: protein MDIHYCRATSDVELHGILALQQNNTPSFLSDEEMLKEGFITIIHSFELLKRMNVDCPHIIAKVDDKVKGYALCMTRKFSTDIPLLAPMFKMADILLAGKKYLAMGQICVAKEFRAQGVFKGMYTYYRQELEKDYDGLVTEVATSNQRSLNAHLSVGFEILQTHVSEDISWELVYWDWK from the coding sequence ATGGATATACACTACTGTCGCGCCACATCGGACGTGGAACTGCATGGCATCTTGGCGCTTCAACAAAACAATACACCAAGTTTCCTTTCCGATGAAGAAATGTTAAAGGAGGGGTTTATAACCATAATTCATTCCTTTGAACTATTAAAAAGGATGAATGTGGATTGCCCGCATATCATCGCTAAAGTTGATGATAAAGTCAAGGGATATGCCCTCTGCATGACCCGAAAATTTAGTACCGATATTCCTTTACTTGCCCCCATGTTCAAAATGGCGGATATTCTCTTGGCCGGAAAAAAATACCTGGCTATGGGACAAATCTGTGTTGCCAAGGAATTTAGGGCCCAAGGTGTTTTTAAAGGCATGTATACTTATTACAGACAAGAACTTGAAAAAGACTACGATGGATTGGTAACCGAAGTGGCAACAAGCAACCAGCGTTCCCTAAATGCCCATTTAAGCGTGGGATTTGAAATACTTCAAACCCATGTTTCTGAGGACATTTCTTGGGAACTGGTCTATTGGGATTGGAAATAA